A single region of the Eleginops maclovinus isolate JMC-PN-2008 ecotype Puerto Natales chromosome 16, JC_Emac_rtc_rv5, whole genome shotgun sequence genome encodes:
- the LOC134878143 gene encoding protein FAM83G-like — protein MALSQLQCLDDNHVNHRTNESKPEFLYSEDQRLALEAFLRDGREAFFKYLGARGLRGFLSDLELDSLAETVEPYDPGTDIFPEDAGEDQTALSLHYWPELSDRSIPQMDLGWPDCASYRGVTRTSVYTQPPLDDQAHIKEVIRKMIAQAQKVIAVVMDVFTDVDIFRDLLDASFKRKVSVYILLESSTLPHFRSMCQRAQMHAGHFKNLRVRCTDGAEFYTRSCTKIRGRMGHRFMFIDGDKAVSGSYSFTWSSSRLDRNLISVITGQAVETFDKLFRVLYATSHSVDLRKDATEPEPEAEPIPAPAAVVPPSAEMVRKLYSAKYALVALGNPNTTPPPEPKNSDDSKNQGTKKRGGKGANKEATQDAPPTHPGLIDLEKACMMSYLPTWPEPDPASDVIGFINIRDNRKQNQVHLQRSEMYETSQAIRFSSPFSKAKEILPRSLRRETLRLNRRK, from the exons aTGGCTCTGTCCCAGTTACAGTGCCTGGACGATAACCACGTGAACCATCGGACCAACGAGTCCAAACCGGAGTTCTTGTACAGCGAAGACCAGCGGCTCGCGCTCGAGGCTTTCCTTCGTGATGGTCGCGAGGCGTTTTTTAAGTACCTGGGGGCTCGCGGCCTGCGCGGCTTTCTGTCGGACCTGGAGTTGGACTCTCTCGCGGAGACGGTGGAGCCCTATGACCCGGGTACAGACATCTTTCCGGAGGATGCAGGGGAAGATCAGACAGCGCTGTCTCTGCACTACTGGCCCGAGTTGTCGGATAGGTCCATCCCACAGATGGACCTGGGGTGGCCGGACTGCGCCTCTTACCGGGGGGTTACACGCACATCCGTGTACACGCAGCCACCCCTGGACGATCAGGCTCACATCAAGGAGGTCATCAGGAAAATGATTGCGCAGGCGCAAAAG GTTATAGCAGTAGTGATGGATGTGTTTACTGATGTTGACATCTTCAGGGATTTGCTCGATGCCAGTTTCAAGAGGAAAGTTTCTGTCTACATCCTTTTGGAAAGCTCAACACTACCTCATTTCCGGTCCATGTGTCAGAGGGCACAAATGCATGCCGGACACTTCAAG AACCTCCGGGTACGCTGCACAGATGGAGCAGAGTTCTACACCCGGTCCTGCACTAAGATCAGAGGGCGAATGGGACACAGGTTCATGTTCATCGATGGAGACAAAGCTGTGTCTGGATCCTACAG TTTCACATGGTCGTCATCGAGGCTGGACAGAAATCTCATCTCCGTGATTACAGGCCAGGCAGTGGAGACCTTCGACAAGCTGTTTCGAGTCCTCTATGCGACCTCCCACTCAGTAGACCTCCGTAAGGACGCCACAGAGCCTGAACCTGAAGCGGAGCCCATCCCAGCACCTGCCGCAGTCGTCCCTCCGTCTGCTGAGATGGTTAGGAAACTGTACAGCGCCAAATATGCCCTGGTTGCTTTGGGCAACCCAAACACAACTCCTCCTCCAGAGCCCAAAAATTCAGACGACTCCAAGAACCAGGGAACCAAAAAGCGTGGGGGGAAAGGGGCTAATAAAGAAGCCACACAGGACGCTCCGCCCACACACCCCGGACTCATAGATCTAGAAAAAGCATGCATGATGTCATACCTACCCACCTGGCCAGAGCCAGATCCGGCCAGTGATGTCATTGGGTTCATTAACATCCGtgataacagaaaacaaaatcaggTCCATCTACAGAGGTCGGAGATGTATGAAACCAGCCAAGCAATCAGGTTCAGCAGTCCCTTCAGCAAGGCAAAAGAAATCCTGCCGAGGTCGCTACGCCGAGAGACTTTACGATTAAACAGAAGGAAGTGA